In Crinalium epipsammum PCC 9333, the following are encoded in one genomic region:
- a CDS encoding DUF1802 family protein — MESLITDTNTSHALKEWAVAVNALEQGKTIILLRKGGISEESNRFKVAYDHVLLYPTYEHQQPHLLKPEYANQVTPVASGWHPETIRIGSWAEITDIFQVSDEQTVSALLPYHIWNEQFVSDRLKWKPRQPLYILLLRAYKLAQPQVISYRQKYGGCKSWIDLLEPISIQDKTPVLTNEEYLEQVGEILHIIRK; from the coding sequence ATGGAATCACTCATTACTGATACAAATACTAGCCACGCATTAAAAGAATGGGCTGTTGCGGTTAATGCTTTGGAACAAGGTAAAACTATTATATTGCTACGCAAAGGCGGCATTAGTGAAGAAAGCAACCGCTTTAAAGTTGCTTACGATCATGTTTTGCTTTATCCTACCTATGAACATCAACAGCCACATTTGCTTAAACCTGAGTATGCTAATCAAGTTACGCCAGTAGCATCAGGTTGGCATCCAGAAACTATCCGTATAGGTAGTTGGGCTGAAATTACTGATATTTTTCAAGTAAGTGATGAGCAAACAGTTTCAGCATTGCTTCCTTATCATATTTGGAACGAGCAATTTGTGAGCGATCGCCTGAAATGGAAACCGCGTCAACCTCTTTATATACTGTTACTACGTGCTTACAAACTAGCACAACCGCAAGTTATTTCATACCGTCAAAAATACGGCGGTTGTAAATCTTGGATTGATTTATTAGAACCTATTTCCATTCAGGACAAAACTCCCGTTTTAACTAATGAGGAGTATTTAGAGCAAGTTGGGGAGATCCTACATATAATCAGGAAATAA